The nucleotide sequence GTTGTATTTTACACTATTTCAATATTTAGCCTTTACTTGAATGTTGCTAATCTTTTATAAAGTTTTTCTTTACAAGAGTATGTGACCAGgatcaaaaataattttaagaaaattgtttatacaaatttagttttaaaaataaaaattgaaatttataatatattgtatactatTATGATGagatataaatattatgtatgTAGGTTTTATTACAATAtgcatatttatatgtatatgtaaacaCATACACATATgggaatatatataaaatataacatgtATTGGACGTTTTATTCAAATATGTATTTGACTTATTTCATTGTCATACTTACAGACTACGAGGATTATTTACGAAACAACAACGCAAGTAAATAAATTTGTGTACTATATTTCACATTATACTACTTTTGtcaatatgtatacatacacatGTAATATGAATgttttgaaaaaatattttacgaAGGCAACAatgttttttttaatttgtcaAGAATAAACTTCTTTTTCTCTGTACAAACTTTCGTATTAAGAGAAATAATTTAAATCCTTTGCATAATATCTGCTTAAGATTATAGATTCCCATATATACGATTTATATAGGTTTCGTTAGATTATTGCGTTTTATCTTACGACTTGTTTAACTATAAAATGTTGCATTCAATCTGtaataatattgcaaaattTCAAagcagaaaaacaagaacagcttCTAAACTCTAAACATTTGCCTGTATACATATTACAAGTGCTTCCATTTAAGAAGAACGTTTTTAAAAGCTTGTCAAATTGGTGTCAAGAATATATTAACGTGCTTTTACAATGTATCTTCTTCTTTTTACAAACATAGGAGATAGATTTAACTTCTTCCGTTGACTCATTTCTtgattagaatatatatatatatatataatattgcatcttacatacatatatatatatatgtgtgtgtatattGTATCTTTTATTAATTAGCGTTTACGTCGACAAACTCTTTTATGTTCTCGTTGCCAATGaacttgttgacaatcggtgctGCAGTATGCAGTATTCCAACAACAATGGTATATTGCTTCTGCTTCGCAATTGTAACACTAAAATTATAAATCTTATTAGGATGTATGCGTAGTAATTTTTCTATGTATATAAAAAAacattaaatgattattacccattgtttcttttttatctCGGATATAATCTGTTGATGTCTATCCGTAAGTTGCCgcaattctttcgcatgctcAGCTTGTAATTTTTCTAACTCTTTACATTTTTCTAGTTCTAATTCTCGACGTAATTTCTCTAGTGTTGTGGTGGTAGGTTGTTCAGAAGTTCTGCGTTCTCTTTTTatctataaaaatataacaGCAATGTATtgcaataataaaatttaaaaattataacatTCTTCCCTATAATACGATTTTCACATCTTGTACCTTTGCGGGTAGTGTTTCCGTTTGTATCTGTTCTGTTTGTACAAGAACACATTTAGATCTTGGTTCTTGGGAACTAGATGTGACCATATCTTCTTGTGAACCTTCTTTCTTCAAACCCTGGGGACAGGTACTGGAAATTCCTCTTGCAGGTTCATCTTCTGCCACTGGTAAACAGGGCACTTGTCTTTCTTCGTTTTCGTCTTTACTTACTAGAGATTTGTCTTCAGTTTCCTTTATCTCTTGACTTGGTGGCAGTTCATTGTGGCCATCTGAGCTAAGACGTTCAACTTTGACTCTTAAATCTTTAAAAAGTTGTTTCGCAGAATTAGGATTGTTCGCCGTAAATTTTGAACCTGATGACATATTGCGGATCTTTGTGGGTTTGGGGCCGTCATTATCGTCGCCAATATCCAAGTCCTCGACGCTCTTGCCCAACTTTTGCAGCAAGTTCTGATGATGCTTCAGTTCTTCGAATGCTCTGTTCCAAGCAGTGGATCTTTTTATCTATGAAAGGTAAATTGTGCACGTTTTAAGAAATGTTGATTTCCTTTATGATTGCACAATGAAACGTAGTGGTGAGAAATTAGTTGTACACTTTAGGCTGCTGTATGTGCATACCTTCATTTCTTTCCACTTTCCTTTTTCCGAAGGCTATGCAAGAATTCGTtgttaacataataatatatctatgcaagtgcaacaacaattTCTAAATTTGCGTTCTCTCAACGGTTCTCTTCTATTGTGTCAGTGATACGATATACGGTAAATGGCGTGTACACCTAAACCGAGAATTTCACAGTGTTCGCGTAACAATTTCGCGTGGAACCCCGGATAATATTTGCGGTTTATCTTTACCTGTAAACTTTGAAGACTTGTTGTGATTGGACGTATGAACACCTTTTCGATGTTGGCACGCATGTGATGTCCACCAAAAAACCGGACATCATAAATGTTGCCGTTGGATTGCATAACTTTAGCCGGCCAGTATGGGTATCccttttgttttgcataaactAGTTGATGCGGCGGGTTACAGGGTATACAAAACCACATTTTTTCGGATTTCTCGTTTGATATCCTGTAACAGTCGGCACAGCGACGTATCTCTTGAAGATCATAGCAGCAGTCTTGGAACATTGTATTGCCCATTTCCCCAATTACGCTATGAGCTAAATatagaaattgatttttataCTAGTTTACTGTTAGTTTTATATAAGAAATTTAAACTTATCAGTTCATACCTCCATGATACacaataatattatgtaatatattatgtgCATCAGCTTGGAATTCTGCAAGATTATTATATTCTTCCTTTTTAATTTTTGAATCCATTATTGCCAAATCCATATGATTCTTTATGAGAACACTTGGTCGCCACGCGTCTTCACCTTCGCTAATCCAAGTTGGGCCAGAGTACCTACTAGTTGGTGTAATTGGATCATTATTGAAAACAATTGTACGATTTGTGATTTCTGGTGGCAGTTTTGCTTTCAAATGACCACAAGTAAAACTCAGAATATGGTTGAGATCGAGTTTATCAGGGTATGTGTCATTATTTATACTCTGAaacaatcatttttattttatgtatataCAAACAATGAGAAGTTAATgtcaatattatatacatacttCACAAAGATGACATATTTTCAGTTTAGCAGTACTAGGCATGTGGCATTCAGAATGATAAACTCTGTAACACTGCTGACAGCATTCTACTACTCCAGCTTTGTGGCATTTACAACAGTACCAATCATGAGTATCAGTGTTTACAATGTCTGTTGGTAATCTGTAACTCTCTTGCTCTATACCATTTTTTGTTGGTACTTTCTTCAAGAAGACAAGTCCATCATCAACTGCTTTATTTAATTCTTCCTGTGCTTCCTGTTCTGTAATTCCATACACACGTGCAAGGTGTCGTACCATACGATCATTACTGGGTAAACTTCTTTGATGTACAGTTATTTTTATGGCATCCCATATTCGTTGCGTCATAAATGGATCAGTTTTCCGACGTACAGACATTGTAATAAGCAGAcactagaaaatataaaaaaaaataaacactAAGCTCACATAAAGTTTACATTAATGTaggaaattttttaaaaaatattgcttATTTTTATCAATTAAAAGTTATCTATTTTCTTTCTCTGAGGTCCATTCTTTAGAGTTATGAAAGTCATTAATGTTACTCTTACGAATACTGATAGAATATAGAATCTagaaaattataattgcaaCAAGGAGCTCTTAAAAATTGAGCTTCTAAATTGCATTTTAGGTTCACATGTAGCTAGTACCAGCATTTGTAATTGCATAGATAAATAATCTGCCTGCCCTCATACCCATATCTAAAATGTGCAACAGTTACATAGATACCCCCATACATAATATAGTTTATAGTATAATACCTAAAGTATAATACCCATgcataaatttttattcatcAGTACCATTTGAAATTCTGTGAAGTACAGGAGGTTTTAAATTAAGTATTAAAGTGTTTGCATTATGTTCTCTATCATTCTCAGTGTAGAGGCATatatgttattgttgttcagtTTTATTACAATTGTGATACTATTAAGAAAACAATTTAAACAGCGGATGTATACATCATTATATGTTTTATCTATGTCTGATGTGTTATTTTCGATATTCACAGCAGGtgtattacttattaattatatgGAGTCAAACATGGAAATGTTTGATGACATTATTTTCATAAACAATAACACATGGAATGGGAAAGATCAGAAGGATACTTTCAGTAAATTGATGAAtattataaaacaaaataactCTAATACAACTCGTGAATGTAATATTAtgcatataatattacaatatggAATGTTCCTCATTCCATTCACAAATTCTTTTGTATCTCTGTTAATGTTCTCTGCACAATGCAATTTGAAtgtatttaattttaaaaatcaATTCTTTGAATTTGAAAAACATATTGAAGAAGATAATAAGATAAATAAATCTGACCTGCAAAGTATAGAAAAAAGTGAGGAGATCCAATTTGATTCGAAACCTACATTAATTCCATGTTACAAAAGAAAATTAGTAGAAGTTTTACAGTACAATGCACTTAAACGTAATAATAAAATGATTGTTATAATATTTGTAATTAACCAATGGATTATACCAATTGCTGTAACTGGTCTTCTGTATTCAACTAAATATGATAATGCTAATTACACTAAAGGAACAGAAACAACAATAtgttttgaaaattattttttgtTCAATGATTTTCATTATGGTGTGAAAACTGTGAATACTACACACAATTATTCCAGTGTCTATGAAATACCTCTGCATAAGAACTATACTGATATTGAATTAATAAGTACATCAAACACAAGTAATGCACAAGTAAATGAAATAATATCCAAAGTGCAAAGCATTGTAAATTCTGCGTTAGATGGCACATATAATACTTCACAGTATGTCAGTCACGAAGAACCTTATAATATGACTGAAGTAGTTAACATGATGAAAGACTTGGAATTTAATACACATACAAGTATTTCGAAATatagtaatgataatattaatagcACAGAAAGTTTTATGAACAAAACAGTGGAACTAGAATATGAAAGTGCTTTTAATTTAACAAGCTCAAATATGACAAATTTACTAAGTAATATACAATCAGAAAATAATACTACTGAATATGATGAAGAGGAACAGCTATTTAATTATTTAGCGACAAATTCTTCTGAAAATATATCGTTCGAAGAAGATAATTCAGATAATGAAATTATCACCACTGAAACATCAATATCTAATATACTTCAAACAAATATGGAAACTGTCGAAGAACATGAAGAAACAACTATAGAAAATAATGTATCAGTTATCACCAATGATCAGATATATGCTGAAATACTTAAGCGTATTCATAGTGCTGTACATCATACAATGAAAAACAATTATAAGAAACAACCAAAATCAAAAATTTTAGAACAAAATCTCAATAGTAATTCTATGATgaataaatcaaatgtttcttCACTTACCCAATTTATtgcttataaaaataacaatgctTCAAACAAAACTTCCATATACATTATGGATAAATATTCCATACCAGACAAATTCTTAAAACTATATTTACTTTTGcttttatttatactatattttttaCCAATTTTACTTTGTATGATCTTGCATCAATATGGAAAATTAAATTGTCAACTTCTGATGAACAAACTAAAAGCAAAAAATAAGACCTCAAACACATCCAatgataatttaataaataatattaacagCATAAATTTTGAAGAATCTATAGATCCTAAAGGAGCTTTACCATCGAAGCAAGATTCTATAATTTCTAAAGAAAGTACAAAGGAAATACAGCAAAATGTTGTTGCTCTAGAACAAATAGAAACATTTAATGAAAATTCCATagacaaagaaaataaaatacaaaaaagtAATGAATCTGGTGAAAGAAGAATGGAATTAAATATGATTATACAAATGGAAAATACTTTGAAACTTTTTGATACCATCAAAATATCTTTATTATGTGGAACAATATTATGGACACCGATActttttgaaatattatctgaagtATTTGCACAAATATCTGTACCAGAATGGTTGTTCAATACTACATACTTAGTTGCCATCATGTTTACGGTCATACGGAATTCATTCAATcttaaaatgataaaattacaAGATATGGATGCAAGTATTACAAAAACAAATAGTATTCATCCCATTATATGAATCATTTCCTTGTTTCACATATACTACTCATTAAAAATAAAGTTCATTCAAAACAAAATTTGTAATTCTTCTTGTAAATGTTATGGTTAaaatttattatcattaattCCAATTTATGAAACTACTGAAACTTAATGTGTTGTTATTATGCAATTGGAAGTTGTatttacaaattatatttaatataacagTACTATCAGagtagaaaataaatatttttattttaacattattgtgattaattattattttgcaatcCCTATTGCAACTGCAAAAGAATAGAAATTGATATTTGCTTACCAAAGCTGATACACAAAATTGCTGCTCATGTACTGTTACTTTTCGAATGTGACTAACGATATCTTATACAAGATCAcaattaattatgaattaatattTTGTTGTTATGCAGAAAAACTTGTCCAGAATGAAAGAAAAACTTTCGCCGACGCCCGACAGTAATAATAAGACAATAATTAACAATAGCGACGCGCAACTACGTGCACGTATCGCGCACGTCATAAGTTTAACCTAACCTAAATAATGCGCGCGCATCTTGTGATTTAAAATGTATACAATTGCATACAAATGGCTCTCCTAAAATTTATAcgtacatacattatttagtttaaaTATGTTCCCCCCTAGCCTCGCATGTTCAACAAACAATTACAAGTTGTAAAATGATGGATATGCATATGTACTGTTATTTTGACATCGTCTCTATTGGCTGGCAATTTTTTGTTTGACAACTAAAGACAATAACGTAACGACTAATAAAAATACGTATGTTTGTAGAAAAGAACAGGAAGAAATTATATGTATTAGCACGAACATTTATGTGACTGCCCACATGACTATGTTGTATAGTTTGTCTCGTCCTTTCCTCCGTATGTTCATATTCTTCCTCGTAAGCGTTTCATTTGCGAACATATCGCGAATCGCGACACACTCTCTATtgcatatgtacatacatacatgcagTAAGAGTTCGTTTTGTAAGACTCACCGGCTGCAGCGTACTCCGTTAGCGAGAATAGGAGTAGAAATTGTTTTGCTGTGATTGGCTAACGATTGAATGCTAAGACAGGATTTACTGCGGATTGGATGCGCAGTAAAATATTGGGGATGCTTACAAAACTAAGGGAGGTAGAAAAATCGTGCACATACTTGTTACTAGAATCTCACTTTGCACTTTACATGCGCAAAACATGTTCTATTCACTGGACCGTAAGGTAGCGTCATAAGACAGtatcaaagcgatacacatttaAGGAATAGAAACATGAAAAATACGaagattaatatattaaaatgaaacaaattaatacgtaaaaataaaacattatgcTTTTACGATTCTTATTTAAACTATCTGAAAAGTTTGAATTCATTTCTGTCGCACTCATGTGTTCATCGGGTGCATTTGTTTACACCTACTGTTTCGATTCGTCGAACGAAATGTAGGTTGCAATtttataattcattttattgttaCTTATAGATTAGAACTTCCATAGCAATATTATTTAAATCACattgtttataacaattctttgtatttatattacaaAGGATTTTGAAATACTTCTTGCTTTAACGTTTCCAGAATTTGCGTGCCATCGCTCCAAGGAAATATGCGAGCTTTCATTTTCGGAATATCCATTTTCTCAGATCcattcaatatttttataagCATATAGTTTTGTCGCGGAAATACAAAGTCACGCTCAGTGAGTCGTAAACTTGGACACAAATCGTTTCTTCCGTCCCCAACATACGCTACTCGATCGAAGTGTACTCCTTCATTTTTTCGTTGTTTAATATAACTTTCTAAAATTTGGCCCTTGCATAAATTAACGGTGCTTAGCTTGCACGAATCTTGCACGTGATACATATCTATTCTTAATACACCGTTGGCATCAActttcgctggatttgtaaATACCCGAGTGATAACATGATCTAATTTTTTGTTTCTTAACCATTGATCAATAAATAGTGTATTTGAAtcgctaataataataatttcacagCCTCGGGAGTGTAACTCTTTTAAAAGTTTTTCGATACCAGGCACCGACGGTATATTGATAATAGCTTTCTCGATTTGTTTAGTATCGATTAAACTGCTGTGCAATAATTCGAATATCTTCGCCATATACGGGATCCAACCAGTAGTACGATACATTTCCTTCACATTGTCCGTTAATTTTTCCTGGGGTAACAGCTTACGAGCGACGACATCGGTATTATCATTGCTAATCGTATGATCGAAGTCGAATACGACGAGCACGGACCGATACATCTATTAAAATgcaaatatattacaaataaaagCTGCTTCGATATTTGACTTGTAGAATATACATACAGTGATTTTGATTAATATTCGGACGCCTTTTTCTTTAGACGATAGAGGGATCAGTCTACTAGATCACAACTGGAAtgctttttttcaattttgctattgcttagaatgacaaaagaaaatataaaatctcatttttttaacttttttatgtgagcccataatgaaaatttaaaaaatgtgttttgtagatctcggtaagttaaaTGCATATTGaacatttcatcgaaattggttaACGGAAAGTCAAGTTACAAGTGTTCGCTTGTTCCTCTACCATCtacaaaaaaaattcaagtcgtttagtccagttctaaaaaagttattgcgcttTAAAAGGTATCCGAATATTAATCAGTGTTACTGTATGTATAAGTGGTTTCTGTTTAGCAGATACCTCACAAGTAGCGATAGCGTGTACAGCCTTGTACATTATTGTATATGTCATAGTATTTGCTACCGTTTTTGCGAGTgtgcatatatacatattgtgttGGGCTATTTTTAATGTACTTGCGAAAGGTGAAATGGGCAATTTTATCGCCGACAATATAGGAAATTATGTAATATTTAGGATATGAACAAATgtgaattaaaataaataaatatgtaataagtaattttatttataagaaTGCATCAATGCTCATATTAATAGTTACTAACGTCACTTACTGTTGACTGAGTTTTTAAATGTGCATTAAACTGTAATTTTCACTTTGCCAGATAtggaaagtaataaaattgcaaCCGAACTCTTGGACGGGTTTCCGGCAACTGTCTCTTTTAGGTTATGCGCTGcactataataaatattgtacatAGTACATTATATGCATACGTACATATATGGATATAATTCTAATATACATGTGTACACAATATGCATGTATGTAATACATCTTTCTCTGCATCTATAA is from Megalopta genalis isolate 19385.01 chromosome 4, iyMegGena1_principal, whole genome shotgun sequence and encodes:
- the LOC143259315 gene encoding putative phosphatase phospho2, producing MYRSVLVVFDFDHTISNDNTDVVARKLLPQEKLTDNVKEMYRTTGWIPYMAKIFELLHSSLIDTKQIEKAIINIPSVPGIEKLLKELHSRGCEIIIISDSNTLFIDQWLRNKKLDHVITRVFTNPAKVDANGVLRIDMYHVQDSCKLSTVNLCKGQILESYIKQRKNEGVHFDRVAYVGDGRNDLCPSLRLTERDFVFPRQNYMLIKILNGSEKMDIPKMKARIFPWSDGTQILETLKQEVFQNPL
- the LOC143259309 gene encoding zinc finger MYND domain-containing protein 11 isoform X1, encoding MYCLLITMSVRRKTDPFMTQRIWDAIKITVHQRSLPSNDRMVRHLARVYGITEQEAQEELNKAVDDGLVFLKKVPTKNGIEQESYRLPTDIVNTDTHDWYCCKCHKAGVVECCQQCYRVYHSECHMPSTAKLKICHLCESINNDTYPDKLDLNHILSFTCGHLKAKLPPEITNRTIVFNNDPITPTSRYSGPTWISEGEDAWRPSVLIKNHMDLAIMDSKIKKEEYNNLAEFQADAHNILHNIIVYHGAHSVIGEMGNTMFQDCCYDLQEIRRCADCYRISNEKSEKMWFCIPCNPPHQLVYAKQKGYPYWPAKVMQSNGNIYDVRFFGGHHMRANIEKVFIRPITTSLQSLQPSEKGKWKEMKIKRSTAWNRAFEELKHHQNLLQKLGKSVEDLDIGDDNDGPKPTKIRNMSSGSKFTANNPNSAKQLFKDLRVKVERLSSDGHNELPPSQEIKETEDKSLVSKDENEERQVPCLPVAEDEPARGISSTCPQGLKKEGSQEDMVTSSSQEPRSKCVLVQTEQIQTETLPAKIKRERRTSEQPTTTTLEKLRRELELEKCKELEKLQAEHAKELRQLTDRHQQIISEIKKKQWCYNCEAEAIYHCCWNTAYCSTDCQQVHWQREHKRVCRRKR
- the LOC143259309 gene encoding zinc finger MYND domain-containing protein 11 isoform X2, whose amino-acid sequence is MSVRRKTDPFMTQRIWDAIKITVHQRSLPSNDRMVRHLARVYGITEQEAQEELNKAVDDGLVFLKKVPTKNGIEQESYRLPTDIVNTDTHDWYCCKCHKAGVVECCQQCYRVYHSECHMPSTAKLKICHLCESINNDTYPDKLDLNHILSFTCGHLKAKLPPEITNRTIVFNNDPITPTSRYSGPTWISEGEDAWRPSVLIKNHMDLAIMDSKIKKEEYNNLAEFQADAHNILHNIIVYHGAHSVIGEMGNTMFQDCCYDLQEIRRCADCYRISNEKSEKMWFCIPCNPPHQLVYAKQKGYPYWPAKVMQSNGNIYDVRFFGGHHMRANIEKVFIRPITTSLQSLQPSEKGKWKEMKIKRSTAWNRAFEELKHHQNLLQKLGKSVEDLDIGDDNDGPKPTKIRNMSSGSKFTANNPNSAKQLFKDLRVKVERLSSDGHNELPPSQEIKETEDKSLVSKDENEERQVPCLPVAEDEPARGISSTCPQGLKKEGSQEDMVTSSSQEPRSKCVLVQTEQIQTETLPAKIKRERRTSEQPTTTTLEKLRRELELEKCKELEKLQAEHAKELRQLTDRHQQIISEIKKKQWCYNCEAEAIYHCCWNTAYCSTDCQQVHWQREHKRVCRRKR
- the LOC143259309 gene encoding zinc finger MYND domain-containing protein 11 isoform X3, translating into MYCLLITMSVRRKTDPFMTQRIWDAIKITVHQRSLPSNDRMVRHLARVYGITEQEAQEELNKAVDDGLVFLKKVPTKNGIEQESYRLPTDIVNTDTHDWYCCKCHKAGVVECCQQCYRVYHSECHMPSTAKLKICHLCESINNDTYPDKLDLNHILSFTCGHLKAKLPPEITNRTIVFNNDPITPTSRYSGPTWISEGEDAWRPSVLIKNHMDLAIMDSKIKKEEYNNLAEFQADAHNILHNIIVYHGAHSVIGEMGNTMFQDCCYDLQEIRRCADCYRISNEKSEKMWFCIPCNPPHQLVYAKQKGYPYWPAKVMQSNGNIYDVRFFGGHHMRANIEKVFIRPITTSLQSLQIKRSTAWNRAFEELKHHQNLLQKLGKSVEDLDIGDDNDGPKPTKIRNMSSGSKFTANNPNSAKQLFKDLRVKVERLSSDGHNELPPSQEIKETEDKSLVSKDENEERQVPCLPVAEDEPARGISSTCPQGLKKEGSQEDMVTSSSQEPRSKCVLVQTEQIQTETLPAKIKRERRTSEQPTTTTLEKLRRELELEKCKELEKLQAEHAKELRQLTDRHQQIISEIKKKQWCYNCEAEAIYHCCWNTAYCSTDCQQVHWQREHKRVCRRKR